The window GCAGTTAAATGTAAGAAAAAGATTCTCTACAATGGTTTCAGATGATGGCGAAGTTTTGGCTTGCGCTCTAAAAATTAATAATACGCCTGTTGAGTATATGAATTTTTCCGAGTCGCCATGCAACGACTGCACTGCTTCTGTGGATTATACTTTTACTTCAAGAGGGTCTTATTCAGTATTAGCGAGATGTCTTGATAATGATGGCAATGCTAAAGAAGGAGAGCCAGTAAATATTAGCATTGGCCAAAATTGTCCAGATTGTCACGCTAATAATACTGACAGATGCGAAACTCCTCCTAAATGCGAAAAAGATTGTGGGGCTGATTCTCAATGCGATGAAAAAGAACGCAATTCCAGCTGGACATCGTCCGGCAACACTTGCAATGGCTGTGGAAATGGCTGTAATTACAGCATAGACACTCAGAAACCCGAAGCATACAAATTAATAAATGATGACTGCTACTATGGCTGTAGTGTAAGCTGTGGTAGCAATGGCTGGATAAAATTGTATAGCTCTTTGGTCTGTTCAATTAACTCTTGCCCTATCACCAAAACTTCCGGCAACACTTGCTATTCTCTCCGCGGTTGCGGCATTGGCGGCTGTACATATCTAAACGCAGACACGAATAAGGGATGCTCACAATCGGTTTGCGCAGAATCTGGATGGAATAACTCTGCTTGTTCGCAGTATAATAAAGAGCTGTATATTACAGAAGGATTTAATAACTCCGACGATTATATAAGTGGTTATCTATTTTGCGATTCAGATCACCTTATTGTAAGCGGGGATTGTGTCCCAGATGATAATAATGATAAAATTATCTCCAATTGGCAAACTGGAAGCAGAGGTTGGTTTTGTGAATTTGAGTGTAATGGTTGGTGCACCGCAGACGGTACAATAAAAATAACTTGTAAGCCATGACAAGGATTGTTTCGCGCGGATTGTGTGGATTGACTGCTGTGGATTGACTACTAAGTCCCTTGATCCTTTGATAGATTTGACTTTCAATTAAAATCAAGATAAAAAAAATAGGCATTTTTGTTGTTTTCTTTTTGCCCCCGTAGCTCAATTGGCAGAGCAAAAATGTCTGGGACGCACTACTCTTAAGCTTCTGTTCATATTGACTTCTGCACATTAAAAATCTTATAATAGATATAAGGGCACAGAAAGATATATTAGCCCGTTCGCATGAAACCGAAACCAAACGAAAAAAGAATAGTACAGTGCCTCAGGAAGCAAGGATTGAGCTATAATGAAATTCTGCAAAAGGTGCCAGTGACTAAAAGTAGCATTAGTTTTTGGTGTCAGGGTGTTGAATTAACACCTGAACAAAAAGAAAGGTTAAACAAAAAACGAGAAAGAAATTTGCAAAGGATCATAATCCTTGGACCAAAAGCCATAGCCAAGAAAAGAAAAAAAGAAATTCACAAGATAAAAATTGAGGCAAAAAAAGAAATTCACTCCCTTGCCCCTTATGAATTTAAGATAGTCGGCGCAATGCTATATTGGGCCGAAGGCAGTAAGAGTGGTGGCGTAGAAATTACCAACTCAGACCCAAAACTAATAAAATTTATGGTTCGCTGGCTTAAACAGGTTTGTGAGGCACAACCTGAAAGATTAAAGGCACGATTAAACATCCACGCCAATCAAAATGATAAAAAGATAAAAAAATATTGGTCTGAAATTACAAATATCCCCATATCTCAATTTGGTAAAAGTTACATTAAACCAGAAGGCACGGGTCATAGGAAAAATATTCTAGATAATGGAGTAATTAGAATAAGATTTGGAAGCGAGGATTTGCGCCACAGAATTATGACTTGGATTAAAGTATTATATCAATCGTTATGAAAAAATTATGGCAACTAAGAGAAAATGCTATAAAGCTAAGGAGGTTAGGTTGGGCTTATTCTGAAATTCAGAAGAAAGTGCCTGTTCACAAAATTACACTTAGCAAATGGTGCCGAGATATTGAACTAACCTCTCGACAAATTAAATCCCATGGAGGGAGGTATGCTAATCGTCTGAAAGGCGCAAAAGCCAATTGCCTTAAAAGGCAAAAAGAAATAATAAGAATTCAGAAAAAGGCAGAGAACGAAATTCATATTCTTACTCCTTATGAACTTAAGATAGCTGGCGCAGCCCTATATTGGGGCGAAGGAAATAAATCTCATGGCTTGGCGTTCAGTAATTCTGATCCTGAATTAGTGAAATTTATGATGAAGTGGTTTCAAGAAACTTGCGAAGTGCCAAACAAAAAAATAAGAGCGTATCTTTATCTGCATACTGGACAAAATGAGAAAAAAATGCAAAAATACTGGTCGAGAGTAACAAATATCCCCTTAAATCAATTTAATAAAACTATTTTAAAAAAGGAGGGTTCGGCTAGTCGTAAATATAGTCAAGACAAATATAAGGGCACAATAAAGATTCAAGTTCTAAATGAAAATTTAAAGCATAGAATACTTTCCTGGATTGAACAATTTAATTTTACTTGAGGGATAGTTCTTAATTGCCAGAATAATCCTGCATTTTGTAACCGCCCCCGTAACTCAACAGGTAGAGTGTCCGCCTCTTAAGCGGGTTGTTCCAGGTTCGAGTCCTGGTGGGGGCATATTCGCTACGCTCAAGTTAAAAATTAAAAGTTAAAAATAAAAAACAAAAATTACGAGACCGGGTCTCGTAATTTTCTGGTTTGCTGTTGACAAAATCGTTGAGTTGATATATTATTACAATGTATTAAACATCGTGCATTACCCCCTCATCTTTTTCACCACCCGGAGTAGCTTGGGGAGGCGTCAATCCCTCCCCAGCTCTCAACTTGTTGGCGAGAAAGAAAAGGAGTTGTTCATTGTCAATTGATTTCGTTTTACACGCTCTTAGCACTGCTAAGAACGTTTTCCCTTTTAATAATCCTTGACACGAAAAACACCAAGCCATATAATACAATTAGACATAGGGTTCCAAGAGGTTCTTTGTGGACCTTGTGCGACCTCCTTACCAAAGACGCCCTGCTGGCAATCCCTTTCAGTTCTGCCAACTGTTTACCTGTCAGCAGTGGCGTCTCTCGCAAAGAACCAATTGCTCTTTTGTTAAGTCCTCTTCGGAGGACTTTTTCTTTAAACTGTTGCTTTTTAAAAAATTTTCGTATACAATATAAAAACTATGCTTACACAAAAAGACAAAGAAAAAATTATCAAGGAGCACGAGGTGCACAAGACCGACACTGGCTCACCAGAAGTCCAGTGCGCTCTTTTGACCACAGAAATCAAGCGCCTGCTTTCGCATCTTAAAAAGCACCCAAAAGACCTGCATTCTAAGAGAGGGCTTTTGCAGATGGTTGCAAGAAGGCGGAGATTATTAAAGTATCTCCAGCAAAAAAATGTCAGGAGATACAATGCCCTTATTAAAAAAATAGGCCTTAAGAAACGATGAAAAGCCAAAAACATCCAGACCAAAGAGTGGTTGTGTTGATAGACACTCAAAACTTGTATTACTCGGCAAAAAACTTATACCATTCTAAGGTAAATTTTGAAGAAATTTTGAAATTGGCAATAAGTGGAAGGCGGCTTGTCCGCGCTTTTGCTTATGTGGTTCAAACCAAGACAGGAGAGGAAAAACCATTCTTTGAGGCGCTCACTGGTTTAGGTATTGAAACCAGGGTCAAACAATTGCAGGAATATTACGGAGGACTCAAAAAAGCGGACTGGGATGTTGGAATAGTGGTTGACGGCATCAGGGCATCTACTTCTGCGGATGTAATAATATTGGTTTCTGGAGACGGCGATTTTATTCCTTTTCTGGAATATCTGAAAAACCAAGGAAAAAGGGTTGAGGTAATCGCTTTCGGCCGGTCTACTTCTTCAAAAATCAAAGAAGAAGCAGACGAATTTATAGACATTGAAAAGGACTATAAAAAATATCTTCTTAAGAAAATTTGAATCGATTAAAAATAAAATTTGACTAATATGAAATTTAATAAAGAAATAGGAGGCAAAAATTTTGAAGTAGAGATAGATACTTTAGCAGAGCAGGCAAATGGTAGTATTTTTGTAAGAATGGGCGATACGCTCGTTATGGCAACTGCCACAATGTCCCCCCAAGATTTGGAGGGTCTTAATTTTTTTCCTTTGACAGTTGAGTTCCAGGAAAAATTTTACGCTACTGGAAAAATATTAGGTTCAAGATTTATGAGGAGAGAAGGCAGACCATCTGAAGAATCAATCCTTACATCCCGCCTGATTGACAGGTGTATAAGACCATTATTCCCAGATGATTTAAAAAGAGAAGTTCAAATAATTGTAAGCTGCTATTCTTTTGACAAGGAAAACGACCCTGATATCCCTGGAGTTATGGCTGCTTCATTGGCCCTCGGGATATCTGATATTCCATGGAATGGACCAATCGCCCCAATAAGAGTGGCGAAGGTTGATAATAACCTTATCTTAAATCCAAATTACGAAGATAGGGGCAAGGGACATTTGGAAATAATGCTAAGCGGAGTTCAACAAGGAAAGAATGCTGTAATCAATATGATTGAAGCCCAAGCAAACGAAGCAAAAGAAAACGAAATTTTTGAAGCAACTGAATTTGCTGAAAAGCATCTTGGAGAAATATTGGATTTTCAAAAAGAGATTATCGCTAAGGCAGGCAAAGAAAAAATTCAAATTGAAAAAGAATCTAATCTAGAAATAGCAGCAAAGTTAAAGGAATCGTTTTCTCAAAAATTAGAAGACGCAATGACCCAACCCTTATCACTTGAAAGCAAAAGGGCTATGCAGATTCTTGAAAACGAAATTATTGAATTCACAAAAGAAAATTTCGGAGAGGAGAAAATAGAAATAGCCAAGAGATTCATTGAAAAGGAACTTACCGAAATTCTCCACAATCTCGTTCTTGAAAAAGGAAAAAGGCCTGATGGCAGAAAACTGGACGAAGTGCGAAAAATTGATTCTATGATTGAAATTCTGCCAAGGGCTCATGGTTCAGCTGTTTTCATAAGGGGAACAACCAAAGCGCTATCCAGCGTTACTCTCGGTCCTCCGGGCGACCAACGGTTGATTGAGGGAATGGAAATCAGTGGAAAGCAAAGATTTATGCATCACTATAATTTCCCACCTTATTGCTCTGGAGAAGTCAAACCATTAAGAGGTCCTGGCAGAAGAGAAATAGGACACGGAATGCTTGCGGAGAAAGCTCTGCTTCCACTTATTCCCAAATTTGAAGATTTTCCCTATACTATAAGAATAGTAACAGAAATTCTTTCTTCGAATGGGTCCACTTCAATGGCTTCGGTAAGCGCTGCTTCGTTGGCATTAATGGATGCTGGAGTACCGATTAAAAATACAGCTGCAGGGATTGCGATTGGCTTGATTAAATCTGACAATGATTATCGCTTGTTAACAGACATACAGGGACCAGAGGACCATTCTGGCGATATGGACTTTAAGGTTGCTGGGACGCTTGAGGGGATTACAGCAATTCAAATGGATGTTAAAATAAATGGTATAGATTTAAACATAATAAAAGAAGCGCTTGAAAAAGCAAAACATGCCAGAGAGCAGATAATAAAAGCTATTCACAAGACCATCGCCAAACCAAAGCCGAATCTATCTCCTTACGCTCCAAAGATTTTCAGAATTAAAATCAATCCAGAAAAAATAGGCGCTGTAATCGGAACAGGCGGAAAGGTAATCAACGAAATTATTGATGTGTGCGGAGTGACTATTGATATAGAAGATGACGGCAATGTCTTTATCTCTGCTGAATCAGAAGAGGCAGCAAAAAAAGCCATTGACTGGGTAGAAGGACTCACTCGCGAAGTTGTTGTTGGCGAGATATTTCAGGGAAAGGTTGTAAAAATTCTTGACTTCGGCGCGTTTGTGGAGATTCTGCCAGGCAAAGACGGCTTGGTTCATATATCAGAGTTAGAACAATCCCGCGTCAACAAAGTAGATGATGTGGTGAAGCTTGGCGACATAATACCTGTAAAAGTGATTTCTGTTGACGACCAAGGAAGAATCAATCTCTCCAAAAAGCAAGCCCAAGCTCAAAAAGGAGGAAAAATATAATTTATATTGGGCACGAGATGTTATTTACTCAAAGCCCCAAATCTCATTTAGGAAACCCGTGCCTTCTTTGTTAAAAGTTTGGTGATTTTTTATTCCCATGGCAGAAACAAACCACGAAAAACTAGATATCCCGCCTGAAGCAATCCGGACAATGAAAAAGGACTTAGCTGGCATCACTCGAGGAGAGTGGGATTTGGCTTTGGCTGAAGCGGAAATTCAAGAGTTGCTTCAACAGTTCCGCGAAAGACAAAAACAAGCAGAGGCGCAGAAGCTCATGGAACAACAAAATCTAAAACCACAAAAAGAAGAGCCAAAAGAAAAAAAGGAAGAAAAAAAGCCCGAAGAACCAGTGGAGGAAGCGCCCGAAGAACCAAAAAAGAAAGAAATAAGCGCTTCAGACCAAGAAAAAATAATTGCGGAGGAAATCAAGAAACGGGCAAAGAAAAGGGAAGAAATGGTGAATCAGAGCATGGAAAAAGAGGACTTTAAAAAAGCGCTTGAACAAGAAGAAAAAGCAGATGCCCAGACAAAAGAAAGAACAGAGAAAGAGCTTCGTGAAAAATTGGAGCGATTGCAGGAGGCGCTTAAAGAAATCCCAAATGAAAAAATCCCTCTTGAAGAAAACCAAAGTTATTACCTCAAAGACCAAGCAAAAATAGAAAAGGACTTGGAGCCAATTTTAGAAAGCGAAAAGAAAATAGAGGAGAATATAAAATTTATTGAGGGCATTGAAAAAACTGCGATTACTCCACGCCAAAAGAAAAAAGCGGAGCAGGAAAGACAATTAGCAGAACAAGAGAGAGAAACCATAGAAAAACAAAGGTGGGACTATGAGCAGAAAAAATTTCAAATTGAGAAACAATTAAAAGAAATAGAATTCGGCTTCCATCAACTCGCCCAAAAAGAAGCCAAGATTAAACAGGAAATTGGCTTGGTCAATCAAGAAATAGAAAAAATTGAGAAAGCCAAAGAAAAAAGAGAAATAGAAATAAAAATCAGCCAATTAGCAAAAGAAAAGGTAGAGCATGATGTTATTAAGGCAAAGATTTTATCGCAAAGAAAAGCAATAGAAGAAAAATTGGCAGAAGTGATAATAAGAGAACAAAAGCTGGAAAAAGAATTAAGTTATATCCAAGAAGAAGAGCGATTAGCGAGCGAAACGGAAAAACAAAGAGTAGAGCAGGAGAGATGGAAATTGGAAAAAATGCGTTCAGGCATTGAAAAAGAAAGATGGATAGTAGAAGAAGACAAGACCAAAATCCGCCTTGAAGAAAACCGAATCAATGTAAGATATCAGAAAATATTAGAACAGGAAAATCAGTACAGAAAAAGAATCCAGGATATTAATCAGATATTAGGAATTATTGTTCCAAAAGAAGTTCTTGACCCGAGAGATAGGCCAGAACCGACTATCAAGCCACAGGAAGAGCAAATAGAAAAAGATGACTATCTAGAAGAAAAACCAGCATCCGAAAGATTAAAAGAAGATAAATCGCCGACCCCCATAAAAACAGATGAAGACCAAAAGCAAGCTCCGATAGAAGAGCCAAGCGAGAAAAAGACAGCCCCAGGGCAATTAACAGAGCAGGAACAAGCCAAGGAAGAGTTAGCAAAAATTGAGGCAAAACAAAGAAGGGAAGAATTGCTTAAAAAATTAAGGACCGTAAGGGAAAGAGAAACCCAAAACAAGGAAAAACAACTGCTCCAAAGA is drawn from Patescibacteria group bacterium and contains these coding sequences:
- the rpsO gene encoding 30S ribosomal protein S15 — translated: MLTQKDKEKIIKEHEVHKTDTGSPEVQCALLTTEIKRLLSHLKKHPKDLHSKRGLLQMVARRRRLLKYLQQKNVRRYNALIKKIGLKKR
- a CDS encoding polyribonucleotide nucleotidyltransferase, giving the protein MKFNKEIGGKNFEVEIDTLAEQANGSIFVRMGDTLVMATATMSPQDLEGLNFFPLTVEFQEKFYATGKILGSRFMRREGRPSEESILTSRLIDRCIRPLFPDDLKREVQIIVSCYSFDKENDPDIPGVMAASLALGISDIPWNGPIAPIRVAKVDNNLILNPNYEDRGKGHLEIMLSGVQQGKNAVINMIEAQANEAKENEIFEATEFAEKHLGEILDFQKEIIAKAGKEKIQIEKESNLEIAAKLKESFSQKLEDAMTQPLSLESKRAMQILENEIIEFTKENFGEEKIEIAKRFIEKELTEILHNLVLEKGKRPDGRKLDEVRKIDSMIEILPRAHGSAVFIRGTTKALSSVTLGPPGDQRLIEGMEISGKQRFMHHYNFPPYCSGEVKPLRGPGRREIGHGMLAEKALLPLIPKFEDFPYTIRIVTEILSSNGSTSMASVSAASLALMDAGVPIKNTAAGIAIGLIKSDNDYRLLTDIQGPEDHSGDMDFKVAGTLEGITAIQMDVKINGIDLNIIKEALEKAKHAREQIIKAIHKTIAKPKPNLSPYAPKIFRIKINPEKIGAVIGTGGKVINEIIDVCGVTIDIEDDGNVFISAESEEAAKKAIDWVEGLTREVVVGEIFQGKVVKILDFGAFVEILPGKDGLVHISELEQSRVNKVDDVVKLGDIIPVKVISVDDQGRINLSKKQAQAQKGGKI
- a CDS encoding NYN domain-containing protein, with the protein product MKSQKHPDQRVVVLIDTQNLYYSAKNLYHSKVNFEEILKLAISGRRLVRAFAYVVQTKTGEEKPFFEALTGLGIETRVKQLQEYYGGLKKADWDVGIVVDGIRASTSADVIILVSGDGDFIPFLEYLKNQGKRVEVIAFGRSTSSKIKEEADEFIDIEKDYKKYLLKKI